A single window of Longimicrobium sp. DNA harbors:
- the rfbC gene encoding dTDP-4-dehydrorhamnose 3,5-epimerase: MTFHETPIPGAWLIEPRRIEDERGFFARVFDEDEFARRGMRTAFPQCSVSFNARAGTLRGLHYQAAPHAEAKVVRCTAGAVWDVLVDLRPESPAFRRWYAAELSAGNRRLLYVPEGVAHGFQTLVDESEVFYQISERYHPELARGQRWDDPAFGIEWPAAAVRTLSERDRGYADFAG, encoded by the coding sequence GTGACCTTTCACGAGACCCCCATTCCCGGCGCCTGGCTGATCGAACCGCGGCGGATCGAGGACGAGCGCGGCTTCTTCGCGCGGGTGTTCGACGAGGACGAGTTCGCGCGGCGGGGGATGCGCACGGCGTTTCCGCAGTGCAGCGTGAGCTTCAACGCGCGCGCCGGGACGCTGCGGGGGCTTCACTACCAGGCGGCGCCGCACGCCGAGGCCAAGGTGGTGCGCTGCACCGCCGGGGCCGTGTGGGACGTGCTGGTGGACCTGCGCCCCGAGTCGCCCGCCTTCCGGCGCTGGTACGCCGCCGAGCTGAGCGCCGGGAACCGCCGCCTGCTGTATGTTCCCGAGGGGGTGGCGCACGGCTTCCAGACGCTGGTGGACGAATCCGAGGTGTTCTACCAGATCTCGGAGCGCTACCACCCGGAGCTGGCCCGCGGCCAGCGCTGGGACGACCCGGCCTTCGGCATCGAGTGGCCGGCGGCGGCCGTGCGCACCCTCTCGGAGCGGGACCGCGGCTACGCGGACTTCGCCGGGTGA
- a CDS encoding NAD(P)-dependent oxidoreductase, with protein sequence MKRALVTGASGFVGRHALAPLAARGFEVHALSRGGPPPGLDVPGVVWHRGDLLQPGTARGVIEAVRPTHLLHLAWDVRPGVFWTAPDNLDWVAASLALARAFAETRGTRIVGAGTCAEYDWTDGGRCSEFDTPLAPATLYGAAKHALRGVVEAHARQAGVSAAWGRIFFLYGPYEAPARLVSSVARALVAGQPAEVTPGTQRRDFLHAADAGEAFAALLDSGVEGAVNVASGEAVEVREVVQEVARAAGRPDLVRWGARTAPAGEPAVLAADAGRLRAEVGWTPRHSLRSGVDDAVAWWRAEAGR encoded by the coding sequence GTGAAGCGGGCGCTGGTCACCGGCGCCTCGGGGTTCGTGGGCCGGCATGCGCTGGCGCCCCTGGCCGCCCGCGGCTTCGAGGTGCACGCCCTGTCGCGCGGCGGGCCTCCCCCGGGGCTGGACGTGCCTGGCGTGGTGTGGCACCGGGGGGACCTGCTGCAGCCGGGGACCGCGCGCGGGGTGATCGAGGCCGTGCGGCCGACGCACCTGCTGCACCTTGCCTGGGACGTGCGCCCCGGGGTGTTCTGGACGGCGCCCGACAACCTGGACTGGGTGGCGGCCAGCCTGGCCCTCGCGCGCGCGTTCGCGGAAACGCGGGGCACGCGGATCGTTGGCGCCGGCACCTGCGCCGAGTACGACTGGACGGACGGCGGACGCTGTTCCGAGTTCGACACGCCGCTTGCACCCGCCACGCTGTACGGCGCGGCCAAGCACGCGCTCCGCGGCGTCGTGGAGGCCCACGCGCGGCAGGCAGGCGTAAGCGCCGCCTGGGGGCGCATCTTTTTTCTGTACGGCCCGTACGAGGCGCCGGCGCGGCTGGTTTCGTCGGTGGCGCGGGCCCTGGTGGCCGGCCAGCCGGCCGAGGTGACGCCCGGGACGCAGCGGCGCGACTTTCTTCACGCGGCCGACGCGGGCGAGGCCTTCGCGGCGCTGCTGGACAGCGGCGTCGAGGGGGCGGTGAACGTTGCATCGGGAGAGGCGGTGGAAGTGCGCGAGGTGGTGCAGGAGGTGGCGCGGGCGGCGGGACGGCCCGACCTGGTGAGGTGGGGCGCGCGCACCGCGCCCGCGGGCGAGCCGGCCGTGCTGGCGGCCGACGCGGGCCGGCTTCGCGCGGAGGTGGGATGGACGCCGCGGCACAGCCTTCGCTCGGGCGTGGACGACGCCGTGGCGTGGTGGCGCGCGGAGGCGGGCCGATGA
- a CDS encoding class I SAM-dependent methyltransferase, whose amino-acid sequence MTGAECPVCGSDAPEGFLRRGGVPAHQNLVMRNPGAAQAAERGDLDLACCPRCGFVFNRAFDPDRLSYGADYDNTQTCSPSFRGHVEGLVRHLVEERGVRGCRIVEVGCGQGDFLVRLVQAAGEGATGVGFDPAYTGPDTVLDGRVRFERRFYGPECADVPADVVVCRHVIEHVPRPVELLRSVRAALAGAGRARVYFETPTVEWILRHRVVWDFFYEHCSYFSAASLSTAFQAAGFAVDEVREVFGGQYLWIEGSAGGPAPEVELAPGEVPGLARAFSQAEPHIRGSLREQVERWAADGGVALWGAGAKGATLAALMDPDRRLVRCVVDLNPQKQGRYLPATGHPIVDYRALAGLGVKTAVLMNPNYRAENERLLREAGLDVALTELTEPTHARGD is encoded by the coding sequence ATGACCGGGGCGGAGTGCCCGGTCTGCGGCTCGGACGCGCCCGAGGGCTTCCTTCGCCGCGGCGGGGTGCCGGCGCACCAGAACCTGGTGATGCGCAACCCCGGGGCGGCCCAGGCCGCCGAGCGCGGCGACTTGGACCTGGCCTGCTGCCCGCGCTGCGGATTCGTCTTCAACCGGGCGTTCGACCCCGATCGCCTGAGCTACGGGGCCGACTACGACAACACCCAGACCTGCTCGCCGTCCTTTCGGGGGCACGTCGAGGGGCTGGTGCGCCACCTGGTGGAAGAGCGCGGCGTGCGCGGCTGCCGCATCGTCGAGGTGGGGTGCGGGCAGGGCGACTTCCTGGTGCGCCTGGTGCAGGCGGCGGGAGAGGGCGCCACCGGCGTGGGGTTCGACCCGGCGTACACCGGGCCCGACACGGTGCTGGACGGCCGCGTGCGCTTCGAGCGGCGCTTCTACGGCCCCGAGTGCGCGGACGTGCCCGCCGACGTGGTGGTATGCCGCCACGTGATCGAGCACGTGCCCCGGCCGGTGGAACTGCTGCGCTCCGTCCGCGCGGCGCTCGCGGGCGCGGGACGGGCGCGGGTGTACTTCGAGACTCCCACGGTGGAGTGGATCCTGCGCCACCGCGTGGTGTGGGATTTTTTCTACGAGCACTGCTCGTACTTCAGCGCCGCTTCGCTTTCCACCGCCTTCCAGGCGGCCGGGTTCGCGGTGGACGAGGTGCGCGAGGTGTTCGGCGGGCAGTACCTGTGGATCGAGGGCTCCGCCGGCGGCCCCGCCCCGGAGGTGGAGCTGGCCCCGGGCGAGGTGCCGGGGCTGGCGCGCGCCTTTTCCCAGGCCGAGCCGCACATCCGCGGCTCGCTGCGGGAACAGGTTGAGCGCTGGGCCGCGGACGGCGGCGTGGCGCTCTGGGGCGCCGGGGCCAAGGGGGCCACGCTGGCCGCCCTGATGGACCCGGACCGCCGCCTGGTGCGCTGCGTGGTGGACCTGAACCCGCAGAAGCAGGGGCGGTACCTTCCCGCCACGGGGCACCCCATCGTGGACTACCGCGCGCTGGCCGGGCTGGGGGTGAAGACGGCGGTGCTGATGAACCCGAACTACCGCGCCGAGAACGAGCGGCTCCTCCGCGAGGCGGGGCTGGACGTGGCGCTTACCGAACTGACGGAGCCGACGCATGCACGTGGAGATTGA
- a CDS encoding cephalosporin hydroxylase family protein, with translation MHVEIDDARGTLVHHENGSTRTVDLHSREGFEALSRLWVKVGWSQRYSYTFSWMGRPIIQLPEDMVRTQEVIYRVRPDVIVETGVAHGGSLIYYASLCKVLGRGRVVGVDIEIREHNRRAIEEHEMASYITLIEGSSTDDATVRQVQGQIRPGETVLVILDSNHTRAHVAAELERYHGMVTPGSYLVATDGIMYDLHDVPGGAPEWVHDNPRDAAAEFAAAHPEFVLEQPEWPFNESGLRENITHWPGAWLRRA, from the coding sequence ATGCACGTGGAGATTGACGACGCCCGGGGAACCCTGGTGCATCACGAGAACGGGAGCACCCGGACCGTGGACCTGCACTCGCGGGAAGGGTTCGAGGCGCTTTCGCGCCTGTGGGTGAAGGTGGGCTGGAGCCAGCGCTACTCGTACACCTTCAGCTGGATGGGCCGGCCCATCATCCAGCTTCCCGAGGACATGGTGCGCACCCAGGAGGTCATCTACCGGGTGCGCCCCGACGTGATCGTGGAGACCGGGGTGGCGCACGGCGGCTCGCTGATCTACTACGCCAGCCTCTGCAAGGTGCTGGGCAGGGGCCGGGTGGTGGGGGTGGACATCGAGATCCGCGAGCACAACCGGCGGGCCATCGAGGAGCACGAGATGGCGTCGTACATCACCCTGATCGAGGGGAGCTCCACCGACGACGCCACCGTCCGGCAGGTGCAGGGGCAGATCCGCCCCGGCGAGACGGTGCTGGTGATTCTGGACTCCAACCACACCCGCGCGCACGTGGCGGCGGAGCTGGAGCGCTACCACGGCATGGTGACGCCGGGGTCGTACCTCGTGGCCACCGACGGCATCATGTACGACCTGCACGACGTGCCCGGTGGCGCGCCGGAGTGGGTGCACGACAACCCGCGCGACGCGGCCGCCGAGTTCGCCGCCGCGCACCCCGAGTTCGTGCTGGAGCAGCCGGAGTGGCCCTTCAACGAGAGCGGGCTGCGGGAGAACATCACCCACTGGCCGGGTGCCTGGCTTCGGCGCGCCTGA
- a CDS encoding glycosyltransferase gives MPSGAGVSGAVQFNGLLVVVPTRNRADLAENAVRSLLGEHGSAGVRIVVSDNSTDAAAAERLRAFCETTGSGTLHYLRPPVPLAMAAHWDWAMQTVLHTWPENHVAYLTDRMVFREGEVRAVMELARRYPDRVVAYLHDHLAGYAPPFRVEQVPWTGRAYEVYAADLLALAARGVLSAPGLPKMLNCVVPRTVLDRLRARFGKFFDSVAPDFNFCYRCLAEVESVVHYDSAAVVHYALDRSNGASLSRGVRTRDHADFLASVGGSLAPSAPVPELRTVGNVIFHEYCRTRAETGSRRLPELDRERYLDYLGREIELVEDPAERRHMRALLEANGWRASVPKREPFRAARLRKLLSPRLVLRRLSMAAAWMLREPWARPFWTFLAGRTRIRIPADARFTFGSMDEALRFATRFRTSPARDDDHLRLPGLRIYELRH, from the coding sequence GTGCCCAGTGGGGCAGGGGTGAGCGGTGCGGTGCAGTTCAACGGTTTGCTGGTGGTCGTTCCCACCCGCAACCGGGCGGACCTGGCGGAGAACGCCGTGCGTTCGCTGCTCGGGGAGCACGGCTCCGCGGGGGTGCGCATCGTGGTCTCGGACAATTCCACGGACGCCGCCGCGGCAGAGCGCCTTCGCGCGTTCTGCGAGACGACGGGAAGCGGGACGCTGCACTATCTTCGACCTCCCGTTCCGCTCGCGATGGCGGCGCACTGGGACTGGGCAATGCAGACGGTTCTGCACACCTGGCCCGAAAACCACGTCGCCTATCTCACCGACCGCATGGTCTTCCGCGAGGGAGAGGTGCGGGCCGTGATGGAGCTGGCGCGGCGCTACCCTGACCGGGTAGTGGCGTACCTGCACGACCACCTCGCGGGGTACGCGCCGCCGTTCCGGGTGGAGCAGGTGCCGTGGACAGGGCGGGCGTACGAGGTTTATGCGGCCGACCTGCTCGCCCTGGCGGCCAGGGGAGTGCTGTCCGCCCCGGGACTGCCCAAGATGCTGAACTGCGTGGTGCCGCGAACCGTGCTGGACCGCCTTCGCGCACGGTTCGGGAAGTTCTTCGATTCGGTGGCGCCCGACTTCAACTTCTGCTACCGGTGCCTGGCCGAAGTGGAGAGCGTGGTACACTACGACTCGGCCGCGGTCGTCCACTACGCCCTGGACCGCAGCAACGGGGCAAGCCTCAGCCGTGGCGTTCGCACGAGAGATCACGCGGATTTCCTGGCGAGCGTGGGCGGGTCGCTTGCGCCGTCGGCGCCGGTCCCGGAACTGCGCACGGTGGGGAACGTGATCTTTCACGAGTACTGCCGGACCCGCGCCGAGACGGGCAGCCGCCGGCTTCCCGAACTGGACCGGGAGCGGTACCTGGACTACCTGGGCCGGGAGATCGAACTCGTGGAGGATCCGGCCGAGCGCCGGCACATGCGAGCGCTTCTCGAGGCGAATGGCTGGCGCGCGAGTGTCCCGAAGCGGGAGCCTTTCCGGGCGGCCCGTCTCCGGAAGCTGCTGTCCCCGCGCCTCGTGCTGCGGCGCCTGTCCATGGCGGCGGCATGGATGCTGCGCGAACCTTGGGCTCGGCCCTTCTGGACGTTTCTGGCCGGGCGCACCCGGATCCGCATACCGGCGGATGCACGATTCACGTTCGGAAGCATGGACGAAGCGCTTCGCTTCGCCACGCGGTTCCGGACCTCCCCGGCCCGGGATGACGACCATCTCCGTCTGCCGGGGCTTCGCATTTACGAACTGCGCCACTGA
- a CDS encoding glycosyltransferase family 2 protein → MSIAIPTYNRVAGLRRAVASALAQDYPCLEVVVSDNASTDETRAFCEELVRRDRRVRYVRQPVNVGPVGNFVHALEQCVGEYFMWLADDDWIDADYVRRCMEVLRRPGYSLVAGSTQYYRQGRWEFEAGPLDLEQEDPSERVLAYYRQVEDNGVFYGLARRADRLANPFPRTIGGDWLAVARLAAAGKVATVRATSVHRAMEGVSDGMESLVRAYKLRGRQARNPYGLIIRSIVADIMWGSPSFHALSMGRRVHLARRAAREIHARYYLRVQRHRSQLRRGKVVGRLREVPLARQVWHVVRPLLLRSRAS, encoded by the coding sequence GTGAGCATCGCGATCCCGACGTACAACCGGGTGGCGGGCCTGCGCCGCGCGGTGGCCTCGGCGCTGGCCCAGGACTATCCGTGCCTGGAGGTGGTCGTTTCCGACAACGCCTCGACGGATGAAACCCGGGCATTCTGCGAAGAGCTGGTCCGGCGCGACCGGCGGGTGCGGTACGTCCGGCAGCCGGTGAACGTGGGGCCGGTGGGCAACTTCGTCCACGCGCTGGAACAGTGCGTGGGTGAATACTTCATGTGGCTCGCCGACGACGACTGGATCGACGCCGACTACGTGCGCCGCTGCATGGAGGTGCTGCGCAGGCCCGGCTACTCGCTCGTCGCGGGGAGCACGCAGTACTACCGCCAGGGGCGTTGGGAGTTCGAGGCCGGCCCGCTGGACCTGGAGCAGGAAGACCCCTCCGAGCGCGTCCTGGCCTACTACCGCCAGGTAGAGGACAACGGGGTGTTCTACGGGCTCGCCCGCCGCGCGGACCGGCTGGCCAACCCCTTCCCGCGGACGATCGGGGGGGACTGGCTGGCCGTGGCCCGGCTGGCCGCCGCGGGCAAGGTGGCCACCGTCCGCGCCACGTCCGTACACCGGGCGATGGAAGGGGTGTCGGACGGCATGGAAAGCCTCGTCCGCGCCTACAAGCTTCGCGGCCGCCAGGCCCGCAATCCGTACGGCCTGATCATCCGGAGCATCGTCGCCGACATCATGTGGGGCTCGCCCTCGTTTCATGCGCTGAGCATGGGCAGGCGCGTGCACCTGGCCCGGCGCGCCGCGCGAGAGATCCACGCCCGGTACTACCTGCGGGTACAGCGGCATCGCTCGCAGCTGAGGCGCGGGAAGGTGGTCGGCCGCCTGCGCGAGGTCCCGCTGGCCAGGCAGGTGTGGCACGTCGTCCGGCCCCTGCTTCTGCGCAGCCGTGCATCGTGA
- a CDS encoding glycosyltransferase family 1 protein, producing the protein MRVVYDVSMLGFGHRHPEARTGVHRVVEHVARGLARVPGLDLAFSATDSLLTHTATAECLSADAQLRTVPLLRPPGARAAGTLEKRARRAAAHAPRSLRARMLGRVVAAMENRHRLPNAGVRWGGEVFHSSFNALPALTGRMRRFLTIYDLIPIRFPQLFEPHMVAWMDRVYGSLRPGDWALAISETTRADLCEYRGFDPARVFVTPLAADARTFYPAGPEEQGAVRRRLGIPEGPYLLTLNTLEPRKNLESVIRAFARVAREPAARDLSLVLVGGRGWKAEGIDAALAEAGPVRERIVLAGYVPDEELAALYSGALAFVYMSLYEGFGLPPLEAMQCGVPVISSNTSSLPEVVGDAGILLPPTDLDAMCQAVLQVHGAPALRAELAARSLARADGFTWERCVAQTVAAYRVALAA; encoded by the coding sequence ATGCGCGTTGTCTATGACGTTTCGATGCTGGGCTTCGGGCACCGCCACCCCGAGGCTCGCACCGGCGTGCACCGCGTGGTGGAGCACGTGGCTCGTGGGCTGGCGCGTGTGCCGGGGCTGGACCTGGCCTTCAGCGCCACCGATTCGCTTCTTACGCACACCGCCACGGCCGAGTGCCTGTCGGCCGATGCGCAGCTCCGCACGGTGCCGCTGCTTCGCCCGCCGGGCGCCCGCGCGGCGGGCACGCTGGAGAAACGCGCCCGCCGGGCGGCCGCCCATGCCCCCCGAAGCCTTCGTGCGCGCATGCTGGGCCGCGTCGTCGCCGCGATGGAGAACCGGCATCGCCTGCCCAACGCCGGCGTGCGCTGGGGGGGCGAGGTCTTCCACTCGTCCTTTAACGCGCTGCCGGCGCTCACCGGACGCATGCGGCGATTTCTCACCATCTACGACCTGATCCCCATCCGGTTCCCGCAGCTGTTCGAGCCCCACATGGTGGCCTGGATGGACCGGGTGTACGGGAGCCTGCGCCCCGGCGACTGGGCGCTCGCGATCTCCGAGACCACCAGGGCGGACCTCTGCGAGTATCGGGGCTTCGATCCCGCCCGCGTGTTCGTGACGCCGCTGGCGGCGGACGCGCGCACCTTCTACCCGGCCGGGCCGGAGGAGCAGGGGGCGGTGCGGAGGCGGCTGGGCATTCCCGAGGGACCGTACCTGCTGACGCTGAACACGCTGGAGCCGCGCAAGAACCTGGAATCGGTGATCCGCGCCTTTGCGCGCGTGGCGCGGGAGCCGGCCGCGCGCGACCTGTCGCTGGTGCTGGTGGGGGGGCGCGGGTGGAAGGCGGAGGGCATCGACGCCGCGCTGGCCGAGGCGGGACCCGTGCGCGAGCGCATCGTCCTGGCGGGGTACGTCCCGGACGAAGAGCTGGCGGCGCTCTACAGCGGCGCGCTCGCCTTCGTGTACATGTCGCTGTACGAGGGGTTCGGGCTGCCGCCGCTGGAGGCCATGCAGTGCGGGGTCCCCGTGATCAGCTCGAACACCTCGTCGCTCCCGGAGGTGGTGGGCGACGCGGGGATCCTGCTGCCCCCCACCGACCTGGACGCGATGTGCCAGGCCGTGCTGCAGGTGCACGGCGCCCCGGCGCTCCGCGCCGAGCTCGCCGCCCGGTCGCTGGCGCGGGCCGACGGCTTCACCTGGGAGCGGTGCGTGGCGCAGACGGTGGCGGCGTACCGGGTGGCGCTCGCGGCATGA
- a CDS encoding glycosyltransferase family 4 protein, producing the protein MTAPAPMRIAVWHNLYSGGGLRALQTHVRGLLDRGHSVEAWCVGERPAGWAPFGPRVREHRVPLAATAGWRGATPRWLRDIQAMEAACERCAREMEAGGFDLAFANTCQSYAVPFVMRYLRRLPRVLYLQEPRRALYEAQPVLPWVGEAEAAEEGGPAPLRELRQVRRWYALRAQARREWLNVHACDTVLVNSYYSRESVLRAYARDSDVCYLGVETELFRPGAARREPLVVGLGALDRAKGVHLAVRAVAGLAAPRPALAWVADRGDATYAREVRELASGLGVELRVMQGIADAELSDILGRASLMLYTSRLEPFGLAPLEANACGTPVVAIAEGGVRETVLDGVNGLLADARPDSLAAAMARLLGDAPFARRLGDRAAEHVREHWTADASVRRLEAHLLRARHSRSERKVLQ; encoded by the coding sequence ATGACGGCACCGGCCCCCATGCGCATCGCGGTCTGGCACAACCTGTACAGCGGGGGAGGGCTGCGGGCGCTCCAGACCCACGTCCGCGGGCTGCTGGATCGCGGCCATTCGGTCGAGGCCTGGTGCGTGGGCGAGCGCCCGGCGGGATGGGCCCCGTTCGGGCCCCGCGTGCGCGAGCACCGGGTTCCCCTGGCGGCCACGGCCGGGTGGCGGGGCGCCACGCCGAGGTGGCTTCGCGACATCCAGGCCATGGAGGCGGCGTGCGAGCGCTGCGCGCGGGAGATGGAGGCGGGCGGCTTCGACCTGGCCTTCGCGAACACGTGCCAGTCGTACGCCGTGCCGTTCGTGATGCGCTACCTGCGCCGCCTTCCGCGCGTGCTGTACCTGCAGGAGCCCCGCCGCGCCCTGTACGAGGCGCAGCCGGTGCTTCCCTGGGTGGGCGAGGCAGAAGCGGCGGAGGAGGGCGGGCCCGCCCCGCTGCGCGAGCTGCGGCAGGTACGCCGGTGGTACGCGCTGCGTGCGCAGGCCCGCCGCGAATGGCTGAACGTGCACGCCTGCGACACCGTCCTCGTCAACTCGTACTACAGCCGCGAGAGCGTGCTGCGGGCGTACGCGCGCGACTCGGACGTCTGCTACCTGGGCGTGGAGACCGAGCTCTTTCGCCCCGGCGCGGCGCGGCGCGAGCCCCTGGTGGTGGGGCTGGGCGCCCTCGACCGCGCGAAAGGGGTGCACCTGGCCGTCCGCGCGGTGGCGGGGCTCGCCGCGCCGCGCCCCGCGCTGGCCTGGGTGGCGGACCGCGGCGACGCCACCTACGCCCGCGAGGTCCGGGAGCTCGCGTCGGGGCTGGGGGTGGAGCTGCGGGTGATGCAGGGGATCGCGGACGCGGAGCTTTCCGACATCCTGGGCCGCGCGTCGCTGATGCTCTACACGTCGCGGCTGGAGCCGTTCGGCCTCGCGCCGCTGGAGGCGAACGCCTGTGGCACCCCGGTGGTGGCCATCGCCGAAGGCGGTGTGCGGGAAACCGTCCTGGACGGCGTCAACGGCCTTCTCGCCGACGCCCGGCCCGACAGCCTGGCCGCCGCGATGGCGCGGCTGCTGGGCGATGCGCCCTTCGCGCGGCGGCTGGGCGACCGCGCCGCCGAACATGTGCGCGAGCACTGGACGGCGGACGCCAGCGTGCGCCGCCTGGAGGCGCACCTGCTTCGCGCGCGACATTCACGTTCCGAACGAAAGGTTCTGCAGTGA
- a CDS encoding glycosyltransferase family 4 protein, producing the protein MKLAIISLMHTDPWGGSEELWTEMAHAALDEGHEVMAAVFRWPTLHPRLAELQGRGARVLTRRRPRLPSVDKVMSRVLRRPVRLPRPAVLQSATSWGELTRFRPDVVCISQGATFDAVHFPDLLAFLRSSGTPYVALCQANTEVPEDPAYHAAADDLFRRASRVAFVAERNLRVAERQIAAPIPNGSVVRNPINLSSAEAVPWPEPEPVRFACVARFSAVAKGQDVLLQTLAAPEWRGRDWRLRLYGRGSDEGYLRRLIALYGLEDRVELAGHVHDIRALWSDNHLLVLASRMEGTPLALVEAMLCGRPSVVTDVGGNTEWVEEGVSGWVADGSTARSLGAALERAWRARASWPAMGARARETALGQYDPRPGETLLRLAESAAGGGR; encoded by the coding sequence GTGAAGCTGGCCATCATCTCGCTGATGCACACCGACCCGTGGGGCGGCAGCGAGGAGTTGTGGACCGAGATGGCGCACGCGGCGCTGGACGAGGGCCACGAGGTCATGGCCGCGGTGTTCCGCTGGCCCACCCTGCACCCGCGCCTGGCGGAGCTGCAGGGCAGGGGGGCGCGCGTGCTGACGCGGCGGCGGCCCCGCCTTCCGTCGGTGGACAAGGTGATGAGCCGGGTGCTGCGGCGGCCGGTGCGGCTGCCCCGGCCGGCCGTCCTGCAGAGCGCCACGTCGTGGGGCGAGCTGACGCGGTTCCGCCCCGACGTGGTGTGCATCAGCCAGGGCGCCACGTTCGACGCCGTGCACTTTCCCGACCTGCTGGCGTTCCTGCGCTCCAGCGGCACGCCCTACGTGGCCCTGTGCCAGGCCAACACCGAGGTTCCCGAAGATCCGGCGTACCACGCCGCCGCCGACGACCTTTTCCGGCGCGCCTCGCGGGTGGCGTTCGTCGCCGAGCGAAACCTGCGCGTCGCGGAGCGGCAGATCGCCGCTCCCATTCCGAACGGCTCGGTCGTGCGCAACCCCATCAACCTTTCCTCGGCCGAGGCGGTGCCCTGGCCCGAGCCCGAGCCGGTGCGGTTTGCCTGCGTCGCCCGCTTTTCGGCCGTCGCCAAGGGGCAGGACGTGCTGCTGCAGACGCTGGCGGCGCCCGAGTGGCGCGGGCGCGACTGGCGGCTGCGCCTGTACGGGCGCGGCTCGGACGAGGGGTACCTGCGCCGCCTGATCGCGCTTTACGGGCTGGAGGACCGGGTGGAGCTCGCCGGCCACGTGCACGACATCCGGGCGCTCTGGTCCGACAACCACCTGCTCGTGCTCGCGTCGCGGATGGAGGGCACTCCGCTGGCCCTCGTAGAGGCCATGCTGTGCGGCCGCCCGTCGGTGGTCACCGACGTGGGGGGAAACACCGAGTGGGTGGAGGAGGGGGTGTCGGGCTGGGTAGCCGACGGCTCTACGGCGCGGTCGCTCGGGGCGGCGCTCGAGCGGGCCTGGCGGGCGCGGGCGAGCTGGCCCGCGATGGGCGCTCGCGCACGGGAAACCGCGCTGGGGCAGTACGACCCGCGGCCCGGCGAAACGCTGCTCCGGCTGGCGGAGAGCGCCGCGGGCGGGGGCCGCTGA
- the wecB gene encoding non-hydrolyzing UDP-N-acetylglucosamine 2-epimerase: MRTLVVAGARPNFMKVAPILAELRRAGSPGVLVHTGQHYDAQMSDAFFRDLGIPAPDYHLGVGSGSHAQQTARVMEAFEPVLVEARPDWVLVVGDVNSTLACALVASKLREELGCRVAHVEAGLRSGDWRMPEEVNRVLTDRLSDLLLTPSHDALPNLAAEGIPSGRVSFVGNVMIDALFAGLPDARALGMPARLGLAAGGYAVVTLHRPSAVDNPEVLREILRGLGRVAERMPVAFPVHPRTAQSIAAHGLDSLLEPLRVLEPLGYQEMAGLVDGAAVVLTDSGGLQEETTALGVPCVTLREQTERPVTITEGTNRLAPWPLTPEGILASFQAAAAQPRAAPGSRSPEGWDGRAAERIVSALFARTAGRP; the protein is encoded by the coding sequence ATGCGCACGCTCGTCGTCGCGGGGGCCCGCCCCAACTTCATGAAGGTGGCCCCCATCCTGGCGGAGCTGCGCCGCGCGGGCTCGCCCGGCGTGCTGGTGCACACCGGGCAGCACTACGACGCGCAGATGTCCGACGCCTTCTTCCGAGACCTGGGAATCCCCGCGCCGGACTACCACCTGGGCGTGGGCTCGGGGAGCCACGCGCAGCAGACCGCCCGGGTGATGGAGGCGTTCGAGCCGGTGCTGGTGGAGGCGCGGCCCGACTGGGTGCTCGTGGTGGGCGACGTGAACTCCACCCTGGCGTGCGCCCTGGTGGCCAGCAAGCTGCGCGAAGAGCTGGGATGCCGGGTGGCGCACGTGGAGGCCGGCCTCCGCAGCGGCGACTGGCGCATGCCCGAGGAGGTGAACCGGGTGCTCACCGACCGCCTTTCGGACCTCCTGCTGACGCCCAGCCACGACGCGCTCCCGAACCTGGCCGCCGAGGGGATCCCCTCCGGCCGGGTGAGCTTCGTGGGCAACGTGATGATCGACGCGCTCTTCGCCGGGCTCCCGGATGCCCGCGCGCTGGGGATGCCGGCGCGGCTGGGGCTCGCCGCCGGGGGGTACGCCGTCGTCACGCTGCACCGTCCCTCGGCCGTGGACAACCCCGAGGTCCTCCGGGAGATCCTCCGGGGGCTGGGGCGGGTGGCCGAGCGGATGCCGGTGGCCTTTCCCGTCCACCCGCGCACCGCGCAGAGCATCGCCGCCCACGGCCTGGACTCCCTGCTGGAGCCGCTGCGGGTGCTGGAGCCCCTCGGCTACCAGGAGATGGCGGGGCTGGTGGACGGCGCCGCGGTGGTGCTCACCGACTCGGGCGGGCTGCAGGAAGAAACGACGGCGCTCGGGGTTCCCTGCGTTACGCTGCGGGAGCAGACCGAGCGGCCGGTGACGATCACGGAGGGCACCAACCGGCTGGCGCCCTGGCCGCTCACCCCCGAGGGAATCCTCGCGTCGTTCCAGGCCGCCGCGGCCCAGCCGCGCGCGGCCCCCGGCAGCCGCTCGCCCGAGGGGTGGGACGGGCGCGCCGCCGAGCGGATCGTGTCGGCGCTCTTCGCCCGCACCGCCGGCCGGCCGTAG